A single region of the Anaerohalosphaeraceae bacterium genome encodes:
- a CDS encoding rhomboid family intramembrane serine protease — MLLPIGTSVRPRQTPYANYLLIGLNVFFYLLSMHLVTDPRSGARYFDLRPWAYNFMLWPERPQIWQFVTYSFLHAGGQMYILHLFGNMYFLYLFGNSVNEKLGNVAYVCLYLGGAVFAGLGHALLHTNPVLGASGAVAAVTGAYLVLFPNTLITVLYWMFFIGTAEFRALYFIVFKMIVWDNIIEPKLSASAVAYDAHLAGYLFGIAAVMGLLALRLADGDHQDLWSMLRQWNRRRRFRDLAAAGYDAFGPSGAVRTVPTAAGEQTQLGEESRNPFIQQLREEIAELLRRHDAADAAEVYLKLLDADPTQVLGRQNQLDVANQLMASGRWVPAASAYEKYLKHYGGFEHSEQVHLMLGLLYGRYLSEPRLAVSHLRAALEHLTDPNQVKLCQDELARLGGL; from the coding sequence ATGCTGCTTCCAATAGGCACGAGCGTGCGGCCGCGGCAGACGCCGTATGCCAATTATCTGCTGATCGGTCTGAACGTTTTCTTCTATCTGCTTTCGATGCATTTGGTGACGGATCCCCGCAGCGGGGCGCGGTATTTTGACCTTCGGCCGTGGGCATACAACTTTATGCTCTGGCCGGAGCGTCCGCAAATCTGGCAGTTTGTGACCTATTCGTTTCTCCACGCCGGCGGGCAAATGTACATCCTCCATTTGTTTGGAAATATGTATTTTCTGTATCTGTTCGGCAACAGCGTCAATGAGAAGCTGGGCAATGTTGCCTATGTATGCCTGTATCTCGGTGGGGCGGTGTTTGCGGGACTCGGACACGCTCTGCTGCATACCAATCCGGTCCTTGGCGCCAGCGGGGCGGTGGCGGCGGTCACGGGGGCGTACCTGGTTCTCTTCCCGAACACCCTGATTACCGTACTGTACTGGATGTTTTTCATCGGGACGGCGGAGTTTCGCGCGCTGTATTTTATCGTCTTCAAAATGATTGTCTGGGACAATATCATCGAGCCGAAGCTGTCCGCGTCCGCTGTGGCTTATGATGCTCACCTGGCGGGTTATCTGTTTGGGATTGCGGCGGTGATGGGCCTGCTGGCTCTGCGTCTGGCGGACGGGGACCATCAGGACCTCTGGTCGATGCTGCGGCAGTGGAACCGCCGGCGCCGGTTTCGCGATCTGGCGGCGGCCGGGTACGATGCCTTCGGTCCTTCGGGGGCTGTTCGGACGGTACCGACCGCTGCAGGAGAACAGACACAACTGGGGGAGGAATCACGGAATCCTTTCATTCAGCAGCTGCGAGAGGAGATTGCCGAACTGCTGCGGCGGCACGATGCGGCGGATGCAGCCGAGGTCTATCTAAAACTGCTTGACGCCGACCCGACGCAGGTTCTCGGCCGGCAGAACCAGCTCGATGTGGCCAATCAGCTGATGGCGTCCGGACGCTGGGTGCCGGCGGCCAGTGCGTATGAAAAATATCTGAAGCACTACGGGGGGTTTGAACACAGCGAGCAGGTGCATCTGATGCTCGGGCTTCTCTACGGGCGATACCTCAGCGAGCCGCGCCTGGCCGTCAGCCACCTGCGGGCGGCCCTCGAACACTTAACCGACCCCAACCAGGTCAAACTCTGCCAAGATGAACTGGCCCGCCTCGGCGGTCTGTAG
- a CDS encoding prolyl oligopeptidase family serine peptidase → MNSLNSAVGADITEKYRRALAVEQITSGKVFKEKVVPHWFDGGSQFWYLNDLPDGRKEFIRVHALRGYRREAFDHARLAEALAQVSGGQVDPQRLPFGQIRLSDDDGTLTFSAFGKTWRCDLNTYVLQECLPQEGLSETLQPQPDIRPSRDSQEETFIIFRNRTDRPVRLYWVDTARRRQHYADLPPAQEHRQHTYVGHVWLAADPNDRPLAVFIAQSDGAVAEITSDLLAEPKVCDSRGSQPSPLRSPDGKYQIVVRDYNLFLQETETGTETALTTDGTAEHFYTRQVYWSPDSRSVAAVRTRRGFDRKIHLIESSPEDQLQPKLHTFSYAKPGDEIDRDSPCLFDIESRKQIPISDALFPNPWSLTDFCWQPDSKRFLFCYNQRGHQVLRILAVRAEDGQVQTVIEETSPTFIDYAGKYFFRYLEATQEIIWMSERDGWNHLYLYDAAEGRLKNQITQGPWVVRRVVEMDVEKRQIWLEAGGVRPEQDPYYLHLCRVNFDGTGFEILTEGDGTHEVEFSPDRRFFLDRWSRVDLPPITDLRSAADGRLICRLEEADWSALLETGWKPPIRFAAKGRDGQTDIYGILILPSAFDPNEKYPVLEEIYAGPQGAFVPKAFGRQTRQRQLAELGFVVVQIDGMGTSYRSKAFHDVCWKNLGDSGFPDRIAWMKAAAEKYPFLDLTRVGIYGGSAGGQSALRALLAHGDFYKAAAADCGCHDNRMDKIWWNELWMGWPVGPHYEEQSNVTNAHKLTGRLLLTVGELDRNVDPASTMQVVNALIRADKDFELLVIPGGGHGAGETPYARRKRMDFFVRHLLGIDPPARN, encoded by the coding sequence ATGAATAGTTTGAACAGCGCTGTCGGAGCAGACATCACAGAAAAATATCGGCGGGCTCTGGCCGTCGAGCAAATCACAAGCGGCAAGGTATTCAAAGAGAAGGTTGTGCCGCACTGGTTTGACGGCGGCAGTCAGTTCTGGTACCTCAATGACCTTCCGGACGGGCGCAAAGAGTTCATCCGGGTTCATGCCCTCCGCGGCTACCGGCGGGAGGCCTTTGACCATGCCCGTCTGGCGGAGGCCCTTGCGCAGGTGTCGGGAGGACAGGTGGACCCGCAGCGTCTGCCCTTCGGACAAATCCGTCTTTCGGATGATGACGGCACCCTTACTTTTTCCGCCTTTGGGAAAACCTGGAGATGCGATTTAAATACGTATGTCCTTCAGGAATGCCTGCCGCAGGAGGGGCTTTCCGAAACTCTCCAGCCCCAGCCGGACATCCGCCCCAGCCGGGACAGTCAGGAAGAGACTTTCATCATCTTTCGAAACCGCACCGACCGGCCCGTCCGGCTTTACTGGGTGGATACCGCCCGGCGTCGGCAGCACTATGCTGACCTGCCGCCCGCTCAGGAGCATCGTCAGCATACCTATGTCGGCCATGTCTGGCTGGCCGCCGACCCGAATGACCGTCCGCTGGCCGTCTTTATCGCCCAGTCCGACGGGGCGGTCGCCGAAATCACCTCCGACCTGCTGGCCGAGCCCAAAGTCTGCGACAGCCGCGGTTCCCAGCCGTCGCCCCTGCGCTCCCCGGACGGCAAATACCAGATTGTCGTTCGGGATTATAATCTGTTCCTGCAGGAAACTGAAACCGGCACGGAAACGGCGCTGACCACCGACGGCACAGCGGAACACTTTTACACCCGGCAGGTCTATTGGTCGCCCGACAGCCGGTCTGTAGCCGCCGTCCGGACCCGCAGGGGCTTTGACCGAAAAATTCATCTGATTGAATCCTCTCCCGAAGACCAGCTCCAGCCCAAACTGCACACCTTCTCCTATGCCAAACCCGGCGATGAAATCGACCGCGACAGTCCCTGTCTGTTCGACATTGAATCCCGAAAGCAAATCCCCATTTCCGATGCCCTGTTCCCGAATCCCTGGTCCCTTACGGACTTCTGCTGGCAGCCCGACTCCAAACGTTTTCTGTTCTGCTATAACCAGCGGGGCCATCAGGTCCTGCGGATTTTGGCCGTCCGCGCTGAAGACGGGCAGGTGCAGACCGTCATTGAGGAAACCAGCCCGACCTTCATCGACTACGCCGGTAAATACTTCTTCCGCTATCTGGAAGCGACGCAGGAAATCATCTGGATGTCCGAGCGGGACGGCTGGAATCATCTCTATCTGTATGATGCCGCCGAAGGCCGCCTGAAAAATCAGATAACTCAGGGCCCCTGGGTCGTCCGCCGCGTCGTCGAAATGGATGTCGAAAAGCGGCAGATTTGGCTGGAAGCCGGGGGCGTCCGGCCCGAGCAGGACCCGTATTATCTCCATCTGTGCCGCGTTAATTTCGACGGCACCGGTTTTGAGATTCTTACAGAAGGGGACGGGACCCACGAGGTCGAATTTTCGCCCGACCGCCGCTTCTTTCTGGACCGCTGGTCGCGTGTCGATTTGCCCCCGATTACCGACCTGCGTAGCGCTGCAGACGGACGGCTCATCTGCCGGCTGGAGGAGGCCGACTGGTCGGCCCTGCTGGAAACCGGCTGGAAGCCGCCCATTCGCTTTGCCGCCAAAGGCCGGGATGGGCAGACCGATATCTACGGCATTCTCATCCTGCCGTCCGCCTTTGACCCCAATGAAAAATATCCGGTTCTGGAGGAAATCTACGCCGGTCCGCAGGGGGCCTTTGTGCCCAAGGCCTTCGGCCGACAGACCCGCCAGCGGCAGCTGGCCGAACTGGGGTTCGTTGTTGTCCAGATTGACGGGATGGGCACATCGTACCGCTCCAAGGCCTTTCACGATGTCTGCTGGAAAAATCTGGGCGACAGCGGCTTTCCGGACCGCATTGCCTGGATGAAAGCCGCCGCTGAAAAATATCCCTTTCTCGACCTGACCCGCGTCGGCATCTACGGCGGTTCGGCCGGCGGGCAAAGTGCGCTGCGGGCCCTGCTGGCGCACGGGGATTTTTACAAAGCCGCCGCCGCCGACTGCGGCTGCCACGACAACCGGATGGACAAAATCTGGTGGAATGAGTTGTGGATGGGCTGGCCGGTCGGCCCGCATTATGAGGAACAGTCCAATGTCACCAACGCACACAAACTGACGGGCAGGCTCCTGCTGACCGTCGGCGAGCTGGACCGCAATGTGGACCCGGCCTCGACGATGCAGGTGGTCAACGCCCTCATCAGGGCCGACAAGGATTTCGAACTGCTCGTCATCCCCGGCGGCGGCCACGGAGCCGGAGAAACCCCCTATGCCAGACGAAAACGAATGGATTTCTTCGTCCGGCACCTGCTCGGCATCGACCCGCCTGCGCGAAATTAA
- a CDS encoding DUF86 domain-containing protein: MRPEVRKYLCDIEKACEAILLFVCGRTLEDYEKDLLLQSGVERQFIIIGEALNKAVHEEPALEEHISCLREIINLRSVIVHGYPRRGPAAALSRSEKTS, from the coding sequence ATGCGGCCTGAGGTTCGGAAATATCTGTGCGATATCGAGAAGGCCTGCGAAGCAATTCTTCTTTTTGTATGCGGCAGGACGCTGGAGGATTACGAAAAAGATCTGCTTCTGCAAAGCGGTGTGGAGAGGCAGTTCATCATTATTGGGGAGGCCCTGAACAAGGCCGTTCATGAGGAGCCCGCCCTGGAAGAACATATCAGCTGTCTTCGCGAAATCATTAATTTGCGGAGTGTTATCGTGCACGGGTATCCTCGAAGAGGACCTGCTGCCGCTCTATCGCGAAGTGAAAAAACTTCTTGA
- a CDS encoding nucleotidyltransferase domain-containing protein — protein sequence MVTIIRQHLEELVCLCRRYRVKRLELFGSAGTENGFQPDRSGLDFLVAFQPMSPREHAKAYFGLLAQMQDLFGCPIDLVEIEAVRNPYFLEQVNRSKQEIYAA from the coding sequence ATGGTGACAATCATCCGGCAGCATTTGGAAGAACTCGTCTGTCTGTGCCGCCGATATCGCGTCAAACGGCTGGAATTGTTCGGTTCTGCCGGGACGGAAAACGGGTTTCAGCCCGATCGAAGCGGCCTGGATTTTTTGGTTGCGTTTCAGCCGATGTCTCCTCGAGAGCATGCCAAAGCTTATTTCGGCCTTCTGGCACAGATGCAGGATTTGTTCGGCTGCCCGATTGATCTGGTCGAAATCGAAGCCGTCCGCAACCCTTATTTTCTCGAGCAGGTCAATCGCTCAAAACAGGAGATTTATGCGGCCTGA